Part of the Labrenzia sp. PHM005 genome is shown below.
TTCGCTCCTTTAGGACACAAAGCGCGCACGCCAATCCCCATTCCGCTGGCAGCCAATTTCAATTGGTCTCTGTCGGTAGGCGTACAAATCGGTGCGTTCATAATGTTTGCTGGTTCAGTACCGGCTATCTACTCGAATTCAAATCATCAACTGCGCGATGTTTGGTTTGTCCGAGAAGAACAAAGCTTTTAAATCGTCGATCGCCATGGGACCGCCAAAAAGATACCCCTGCCCTGTTTGGCAGCCAAGGGACGTCAGCATGTCCCGTTGATCGATCGTTTCAATTCCCTCAATCAATGGACGTGACCCAAGGGCGCGCACAGATGTCAGCGCCATGGACATCAATTCGTGGCCGACTTGCCCGTCTCCACTGATCCCGGTGAGAGCGGTGTCGATTTTGACCTCATCCCATTGGTATTGCAGAACCCCGGACAATGTTGCGGACGGAGTGCCGAAATTATCGAGCGATAATTTCACATCCAGCTTTCTCAAAGCATCGAGAACATCTCGAACAAGATCGAAAGCTGCCGGTAGATTGCCTGCGGGGATTTCCAGTTTCAATCGGCTTGCCGGAAATCCTGATGCAGCAAGGCAATCTTCGACCATGGCTGGCACATCGTCATTCAAGAGATGTGCGACCGACAAGTTCACGGCAAGGTCCGGTTCGCCCGGCAACAATTGGACCTGCGCGCAGGCCGTCTCCAAGATTTTCCGTTCCAGCGAAATGATCAATCCATTGTTTTCTGCAATCGGAATAATTTCAGCCGGTGCAATCCAGCCCAGATCTGGATGATACCAGCGCGCCAGTGCCTCAACTCCGACGATTTTGCCGGTTGTCAGATCGAACTGCGGCTGAAAATGAGGTAGGCAATCTTCTTGGTCCAAGGCCTGCAACAACGCTTGCTCAATGCCCAAACGCCTTTCCGAACTAGCCCGAAGGGCCGGAGTGTATACTCCGACATGTCTTCGGCCTGTCTGAATTTCCTCGGCTACAGTGAGTTCCGCATTCTGAAAAGACACGCCCGGATCCCGTTCCTCCAGATCAACCGGCGCTATTCCGGCAATACTTGTCACCGGATAAGTTCCCGTTTTGACCACGACGGGCTGGTGGATCAACCGTCGCAGCCGATGCACAAATTCCGAAGGCGCTGCCTCGCTGCCAATCTCATGGACCAGAGCGACGAAGAAGCTGTTCCCGGTAGCTCGGGCACAATACCCGGACTTGAGGTTCAGGCTTACCAAGTTCTGGATTCGATCAGCCACTGTCGCCAATATGGAATCGCGGACAGTTACATTCTCCGAGCCGCCACCGGTCCAGGGAACAATGATCGCCAAATTGACGATTTGAATCTCTTGTTTGTCCGTTAATTCGGATTTGAGCTCCCGGACTTTGCCGATCAATTCTGACTGTGTCATTAATCCGGTGACTGGATCGCGGCGGAGTTGGGCATCAGCCTCAACCGTTTTTGTCCCCGCCTGCATTTTTTCAGTTCCAAGAGAATAAATCCGCCGGTAGAGGGAAACGATCCAAAGCAGAGCTGTTGCAAGCAGTGCTGCTATAATAGATGACTGAATATTCTGCCGAAACTTAAGATCGTTTGCACTTTTTTGCCAAACAGCGGCAATCCGGTTGCTGGTCATCTGCCGAACTTGATTGACCATCACACCAATATGATTGACCGTCTCCAAAGCATGTTCCACAGATCTGTGCTCATCGAGATCTGCGATCAACTTCTGAGTTTTTCGGGCTCTAATTTTTGCTTCAGCTAAGCGGCTTTTTATGAAGTCTGTTTCTGGCTCTAAACTCAATACTGGGTTGATCTGCCAGGTATCGAGTTCATTTAGGAACACAGCCAAGGCCCTTTTTACCGAAGCTTGCTTTTCGGCTCCTGGCTGTTTCAATAGTGTCATCAGTTGATTTTCTAAGCGGACAGTATCAAGACGAGCCGAGGCTTCAATGATCTCATGAAGCGCCTGATCCTTGGTTTGGGTATCCTGGCGTTGTTCAAACAAAAGTACGGTATTGACTGCAAGCGCGAGGCTTAGCGCGAAGAAGACCGCAGGCAAGACATAACGGCGGAGGTCGGATCGATGCATCTGCAATACTGCCTTAGGGGTCGGATCAGCTGCCAAAAGGAGCAAACCACTGGGCTTTCCAGTCTATCACGTTGCGTCAGGTAACCGCTTGGAAACCCCGGTGTCCAGCTGGAACCGGTTTTCCGCTAGTTCGGTGTCTATATAAACACCCTGACAAGTTCCCGCCCAAACCTGCTGCTGGCTTCACTATTCTACAGGCAGGTTAACTGCCGCTGAATCCTAAGCCGTATAGCCGAATTGGAGACGTCCTTCGGAAGGCAAAGGGCGAAAGACATCTCCAATTCGTCCAAACGGCCTAGATCCGGCTTTTTCTGTTGTAACTTGAATGACCGGCTGGAAAACTTGCCAAGGATAATGCTCAGTTAGGCTTCCGGCCAAATTTGTTCCGAACCTCCGGAGACATCAATGTTTCGAACTGCTCACAGGTTGCCCAATTGGATCCTTGGCAACTTATCCGCTTTTTCATTGGTCGTTGCTGTGGCGACATTCGGCGCTTCGTTAACGCCGTCCTTGATGCCCCGCGATCCAATCATTCAAAGCTTACTCTCAGGCATTGTTGCCAGCCTTGGATATGAAGCTGCGCTGTTGGTGCGGACAGTTTGGCGGTATATGGAAATACCTCAGCTTTCTGGACGGCTGCGGCGCGCCTGGACCATTTCAGGCCTGTTGGTTAGCGCCGCAATATTGATCTATTCCCTGTCGAAAGCCGCAAATTGGCAAAATGCAACCCGGGAGGCGGTCGGTCTCCCTCCTCTTGAAACAGGTGCGCCGCTATTCATCCTAGCTGTGGGGAGCGCTGTTTTTCTTGTTTTATGGGTCGTGTTTCGGTTGCTCGGGATCCTGCGCCGGCGGCTTGAAGCCCTGCTCACCAGAGTGGTTCCGGAACGGATTGGCATCGTTGTTTCGATTGCTCTCGTGGGCTGGCTGTTTTGGGCGCTGGTCGACGGGGCCTTGATCCGCAATGCTTTCAGAGCAGCCGATGCCTCTTTCATGGCTGCCGATCTCCTGCTTGAACCGGATATCACCAAGCCGACCGACCCAATGAAGTCAGGGAGTGCCGAATCTCTCGTTAAATGGGATGAAATTGGCCGTCGTGGCCGGCAATTCGTCGCCACAGCCCCAACTGCTGCAGAAATTTCTGAGTTTTCGCCGGATCAGACTATGGAACCGGTCCGCGTTTATGTTGGCCGCCTGTCGGCCGAAACTGCAAAACAACGGGCGCAGCTGGCCCTGGACGAGTTGATCAGGGCCGGCGGATTTAATCGATCAACCCTCATTGTGACCGTTCCGACCGGCACAGGTTGGATGGATCCCGGTGCCCACGACACGATCGACTTTATGCTGGGTGGGGATGTTGCAACCGTTGCGGTTCAATACTCCTATCTCACCAGTTTTCTCGCCTTGCTTGCCCACCCGGACTATGGCGTCGATCAAGCTGGCGCCTTGTTTGAGACTATCTATGACTACTGGACCAAGTTGCCGAAAGATCAAAGGCCAGAATTCTATGTTCATGGGTTAAGCCAGGGGGCTTTTAACTCACAAGCGACCATCCCCCTGCTCGACATGCTCGGTGATCCCATCCAGGGCGCCATGTGGGCAGGATCGCCGTTTTTCTCAAAATATTGGGCAGAGGTTCGTGACAATCGCAATCCCGATAGCCCGGATTGGCGTCCAACCTATGGCAATGGATCGCTGATCAGGGTCATGGACCAGTTTGGCGGACTTGACGGCGACTACACGCCTTGGGGTCCAATTCGGATCGTTTTCCTCAACTACGGCAGCGACCCGATCGTCAACTACACCTATGATAGTGCGATCTTCGAACCCGCTTGGCTCAGCCCGCCGCGGGCGCCTGATGTCTCACCTGATCTAAAATGGTTTCCGGTTGTGACAATGCTGCAGCTGGCACTTGATTCCATGTTTGCGCTCGGTGTGCCCCGGTTTGGGCATGACTATATCGCGCCCGACTATATCGATGCCTGGGCCGCTGTTGTGAAACCGGATGGCTGGACCAAGCAGCGAGCCGATACCTTAAAAGAAATCTTTGAGCGGCGTTCACCGCCTCGCTAAGCGGAAGACCTAAATATCAGATCTTTTTGCCCAGCAGTTGATCTATTCCGCGTTTGACGTCTTCACGGATCGGGTCGGCGGCTGCAAGAATGTCCTCGACATCGAAGAAATCCATTGTCTGGAAATGACCGATCCCTGGTTCCAGCAGGAGATCCGGCTGTTTGCAGGCCAATTTGGCTGCGACCAGTGAATGCAGCGTGATGGAAAACGAGCCGATCCAGGTTTCCATTCCGCTAGGCAGGCCATTGATCGATGAAAAATCGCTGCCCGTGACATCGACCGCGACAACTGGATAGTCGGTCTGCCCGAACACATCGAAGGGTGTCGGATTGACGAAACCGCCATCAATCAAAACCTTGCCGTCGATCTGGACCGGTGTCAGCAACATCGGCAAGGCTGAGGATGCCGCGATTGCCGGTAGCAATGGTCCTTCGGTTAAAACGACTTCGGATTGCCGGTGAAAGTCAGTCGCGATGACCTTCAAAGGAATAGTCAGATCTTCGAACCTGGCAGCCAAGCCATCAGGAAAGAGCGTTTCGAACAACACCAGCGGATCCATGATCGACGGGCGCATCATGTTCAAAAGTGAGCCCCAGGTGCGTCCATCGTTCAGGAATAGTTTTTGAAGGAGTTGGCCTTTTTGGGTCAGTAGGTCAACGGTGAAGGACCGGATCTCCTTGCCGCTCATGCCGCTGGCATAATAGCCACCGAGGATAGACCCCATGGATGTGCCAGAAATCGCTTCCGGTTTCACGCCCAGATCATCCAAGGCTTCCAGAACAGGGATATGGGCAAAGGCTTTCGCGGCACCACCGCCGAGCGCCAGCAGAAACCCGTCACTGCGTTTGGCAACCTGAAAGTCACATTCTTCAGGTTTGGCCGCAGCTGCCGGTCCCCCAGCCGTCAAAACAGTACCGCCAGAGGCTGCGGCACCAGCCAGAAATGTCCGCCGTTTCATTTGACCCTCTTTGGAAACACGCTCTCCATATTAAAACAAACGCAATCTTATATGGCTTTTACGTATTCGCCGACATGCATTTAGATGAGGTTGGCGTAATCGCCTAAACCTAGCGCCAGGTTTGTGAGCGCTCAGCTATCACGTGTTGAATATCTTATTTGAGTACATGCTAAGACACTGAATATGTGTTTATGGCATAATCGGTAGGCAAAATGTGTGCTTAATGGAAGAGAGCATTTAGATTTTAGTATTTACGAGTAGCAGCAACAAAGACCGTCTCATTTCAGGGCTGTTGATCATCCTAGAAGTGATAATTTTGCCCGTTTACGAGATCTGCAATACTAGATTGCTTCAAAGGGGCAAAAAATCCTTCAAGAGAATCCAAGAGTATACTTTTGAACCGGCATTGCTCACTTAGGTGACACTCTTTGGGATTCTTGCAACATTTTACGAGATTGAAGTCTGTTTCGAACATTTGAACGACTTCATAAAGTGAAATGTTTTTGGGATCTTCCTGAATCCAGATCCCCCCCTTCCGCCCAGTTGAAGAGGCAATCATACCGGCCTTGCGGAGCTCCTGAACAGCTGCAATTACCTGAGACCGATGGCCGATATAGTTGTCCACCAAATCATCTATCGAAATTTTCTGACCTTTTAGTATCGCCAAATGCATAAGTATCCGAACCGCAATATCTGTGCGTTCAGTGAGACGCATAATGTATTTCCTACTAGTAATTGTATTATTTCACCCCACCACCCCAAGCGCCTGCAAAAGATCGCTCGTAATCCAAGAATTAGATGAATAACATTGATTATAAAAGCATATATATCCAATATATATTTATATCCCTATATAAAGAATGTATTTTTTTAAATATATGGAGAAATGTATAATTGGATAATCTAATAATTTAGTTGAGGTTAATGATGACCAGAAACACAGTAAATGAGGTCAAAGAGTATATTGATTTTCTTGAAATTAGCGCCTCTGATGTAGTTTTTGCGAAGAAGGCGTGGGACTATATTTATCCACACGCAGAAGGCGCTTTGCATGAGTTTTATGCACATAAACTAATGCGTAGTTTTTCGAAATCGATTCCAACATTCAATGAATTTATACTGACAGGAAAACAAATTCAGTATTGGGACAGGCTTTTTACCTACGGATTCGACGATAAATATTTTTCAAATGTAAATAAAGTCAGCTTTTCCCACAAGAAGCTAAACATTCCGCTTAGCCACTACATTTCTTCCTATGGTGTCATTTTAAATGAATTTGAGAAAATACTTAAAGTCGAATGCGCAGATGATCCCAGATTGCTCGAGATGCTGTCAGGGTTGCGGAAATTTGTTTTCGTGGATGTTTCGATCGTCTGTAAGATGTACGACGCGGTATTGATTGATTGAAACAATGCGGTGCGTAAAAGCACCGCCTGTTTTCTAGTTTGCGGCTATTGCCAGCGTTTCCATGAATTTTTGCACATCACACTTCAGGTTTTCAGTGTGTTTTCCCATGTCTTCTGCAGACCCTTTCACCATTGAAGAAACGTCGGCAACTTGAGACGACGCATCAGCGATACCGCCGATAGAGTTTTTTACCGATTCTGTGCCTTCGGACGCTCTTTGAATGCTTGAGCTGATTTCCCCCGTTGCTTCTTTTTGTTGTTCAACAGCGGCCGCAATCGAAGCGGAAATTTCATTCATACGTGAAATTGTTTGGTTGACGTTTTCAATGGCTGATGCCGATTGCCCGGTTGCAGTCTGAATACCTTCGATCTGGCTGCTGATTTCCGACGTCGCTTTCGCCGTTTGTCCCGCCAGGTCCTTGACCTCAGTGGCTACAACTGCAAATCCCCTGCCCGCCTCGCCAGCTCTTGCAGCTTCAATTGTTGCGTTCAAAGCCAAAAGGTTTGTCTTCTCGGCTATATCGCTAATCAACCCTAAGATTTCACCGACCCGGTTAACAGCCTGTGTAAGTGTTTCCATTGAGTCAATCGCAACTGAGCTCTGGGAAACGGCAGTATCCGAAATCTGATATGAATCGTTCACTTGGCGTCCGATCTCGGCAACAGATGCGGAGAGCTCTTCGGCGGCGGCTGCAACTGTCTGCACATTCTCAGCTGCACCGTCTGAACTATCTCGTACCGTCTGCGTTTCGGTCTCAGTTCTTTCCGTTGCTGTCGTTAGCAAATAGGCTGCGTTGGATAAGTTGTTTGCCGAACCGGAAAGATCGTCTGTCGCCATGCCGACGGAATCGGCAAATTCTGACCCAAGTTTTTCAATTGTTTCACGCCGGTCGCGCTTGCCCGCTTCAATGTAGACTGAAAGCGCCAAATCCATATCAAGCATCGCAGCTTTGATAACGGCTGTTCGGAGGATCTGGGCTTCTTTCCGCTTTAAACCGCCAAAGCCTGGAAGCCTGGAGTTGGCGCCAAGAGCCGCGCACAATCCGGTCACCAGAAAACTGTAAGCGCCGATGTACCATCTTGGTTCGAGACCCAACTTGTTGTGGACCTCTCCGATCGCGGTTACGGACCGAAAATAGTCTTCGTCAAATTCCCCGGATAGAATGATACTCCAGTGGCGAAGTTGCGCAGTCTTGGCATGTTCAATGTGCGCGTCATTTCGGAAAAACCGCTTGGTCTCCGGAAACTGCACAACATGACAGTAAAAATTATCTAGTATTCCTGGAATTATATTTAGAATTGTTTTTGCATTCTTTTGTAATGCATGCCGATCTCCAATGTTCAGATCAATAAAATCCAAACGATGCGAACCTGTATCTACTTTCGATGAGCTTACCATTGCTTTGTTCTCCTTCGAGAAATTCAAGCCGTGGCGATTTCCGTATATTTTGATTAAGAACAATTTTATTCATATGAATTGTATAATTAAAAATACCTATACCTTCTCATAATATGAGAATAACTCATTGATAATATAGCGAAACTTGGTTTTTAGCGACTAATCTAAAGAAACAGCCAATGTAACCCTGGCTGTACATTGTATCAGTAATTCGCATGAGGGCGCTGCCAAAGCGCGTCGATTCTCTTCGAGATATCTATAGGGAAGGTGCAAGTCGTAGCAGGTGTTACTGGCTTTATGTCACCACATCCAATCAGATACCGGCCCGAAACATTTTCCGGGCCGGTAATTTGTTCGCTAACTTTGCTTAGTTCGGCAGTTTGTCGTCGACGCCCTTGATGTACCAGTTCATGCCGAGGATTGCGCCATCGTCGAGGGTCACGCCATCTTCAGCAGCAACAGAACCGTCCTGCTTGGTGATCGGACCGGTGAACGGCTCCCAGCCGCCCTTGATCTTGGCTTCGGTGGCTTTTGCCATCTCAACAACATCATCCGGCAGGTTGGTGTACGGCGCCATCACAACGTGGCCTTCGGTGATGCCTTCCCATGAAGAATGGCTTTCCCATTTGCCGTCCATAACGTCCTGAACACGGTGAACGTAGTACGGACCCCATTCGTCGATGATCGCGGTGTACTGAGCGTCCTTTGCAAAGTTGATCATGTCAGATGCCTGACCAAACCCATGCACGCCACGTTCCTGAGCAACCTGAAGCGGCGCAGTGGAATCGGTGTGCTGAGTGATGATGTCTGCGCCCTGATCGATCAGTGCCTTCGCAGCGTCAGCTTCTTTGCCCGGGTCGAACCAAGTGTTGACCCAAACCACTTTCAGCTTGAAGTCCGGATTGACGGACTGAGCGCCAAGAAGGAATGCGTTGATGCCGGCGATCACTTCCGGGATCGGGAAGGACGCAATGTAGCCAGCAACACCAGACTTGGACTGTTTTGCCGCGATTTGGCCCTGGATATACCGGCCTTCGTGGAACTTGGAGTTATAGGTCGCAACGTTGTCGGCAGTCTTATAGCCGGTCGCGTGTTCAAACTTCACATCCGGGAACTTCTTGGCGACTTTCAGCGTCGGGTTCATGTAGCCGAAGGACGTTGTGAAGATGATGTTGCAGCCTTCGCGGGCGAAACGTTCGATGGCACGCTCTGCGTCTGGGCCTTCCGGCACACTTTCAAGATAAGCGGTCTCGACCTTGTCGCCGAACTTAGCTTCGACGGCCTGACGGCCCTGATCGTGCTGGTAGGACCAGCCGAAGTCACCGACTGGGCCGACATAGACAAAGCAAGCTTTGACGTCAGCTGCGTTGGCTGCGCTTCCGGCTGCAACGAACGCGGCGGCTGCCACAGTTGCTTTCAATAGAGATTTCATCAGTTTAGTCCCCTCTGTTTGATCTCTGTTTTCATTACGATCTTTATTAGTTGATCCGGCCCTGATCGTGAAGGGCCGGATCCGCCCGATAACAGGGAGGTGTTACCGGTCCGGAACAAATGGCTTGCCGAGACAGGCCGGTGTATTGACCAGCGTCAGTCTGCGGTTTGCGGAGATGAGCACAAGTACTGCAATAGTCGCAAGATACGGCAAGCTGGACAGGAATTGCGAAGGAATTCCGAGCCCGATGGCCTGGGCGTGCAGGTTCAAGACACTGACCGCGCCAAAGAGATAAGCGCCAATGATCACACGTCCCGGCAGCCAGGAGGCAAATACCACCAGAGCCAGCGCGATCCAGCCGCGGCCTGCCGTCATGTTTTCCACCCACTGCGGTGTGTAGGCGAGCGACATATAGGCGCCCGCAAGACCGGCACAGGCCCCACCAAAGAGGACGGCCATAAAGCGGATCTTCAGAACCGAATAGCCGAGCGCATGGGCCGAACCGTGGTTGTCACCGACAGCGCGCAGGATCAAGCCGGCCCGTGTGCGAAACAAGGCATAGGTCACCCCGATGACCAGCGCGAAGCTCAAGTAAACGATGGCGTCTTGCTGGAAAAACACAGGTCCGATGAATGGGATTTCCGACAGCACCGGAATATAGAGTTCCGGCAAGCGAAGCCCTGGCACGCCGATATAAGCTTCTCCGATCATGCCCGACAGGCCAAGCCCCAGAATGGTCAGAGCCAGACCGGTTGCCACCTGGTTGGCAACAAGCACCAAGACCAGGAAACCAAACAAAGCTGACATGGCCATGCCTGCAATCACGGCACCGATGACACCCATGGCGCCCGAGCCGGTCTGGTTGGCAACCGCAAAACCAATCACCGCGCCCATAATCATCATGCCTTCCACACCGAGATT
Proteins encoded:
- a CDS encoding GGDEF domain-containing phosphodiesterase yields the protein MHRSDLRRYVLPAVFFALSLALAVNTVLLFEQRQDTQTKDQALHEIIEASARLDTVRLENQLMTLLKQPGAEKQASVKRALAVFLNELDTWQINPVLSLEPETDFIKSRLAEAKIRARKTQKLIADLDEHRSVEHALETVNHIGVMVNQVRQMTSNRIAAVWQKSANDLKFRQNIQSSIIAALLATALLWIVSLYRRIYSLGTEKMQAGTKTVEADAQLRRDPVTGLMTQSELIGKVRELKSELTDKQEIQIVNLAIIVPWTGGGSENVTVRDSILATVADRIQNLVSLNLKSGYCARATGNSFFVALVHEIGSEAAPSEFVHRLRRLIHQPVVVKTGTYPVTSIAGIAPVDLEERDPGVSFQNAELTVAEEIQTGRRHVGVYTPALRASSERRLGIEQALLQALDQEDCLPHFQPQFDLTTGKIVGVEALARWYHPDLGWIAPAEIIPIAENNGLIISLERKILETACAQVQLLPGEPDLAVNLSVAHLLNDDVPAMVEDCLAASGFPASRLKLEIPAGNLPAAFDLVRDVLDALRKLDVKLSLDNFGTPSATLSGVLQYQWDEVKIDTALTGISGDGQVGHELMSMALTSVRALGSRPLIEGIETIDQRDMLTSLGCQTGQGYLFGGPMAIDDLKALFFSDKPNIAQLMI
- a CDS encoding alpha/beta-hydrolase family protein; translation: MFRTAHRLPNWILGNLSAFSLVVAVATFGASLTPSLMPRDPIIQSLLSGIVASLGYEAALLVRTVWRYMEIPQLSGRLRRAWTISGLLVSAAILIYSLSKAANWQNATREAVGLPPLETGAPLFILAVGSAVFLVLWVVFRLLGILRRRLEALLTRVVPERIGIVVSIALVGWLFWALVDGALIRNAFRAADASFMAADLLLEPDITKPTDPMKSGSAESLVKWDEIGRRGRQFVATAPTAAEISEFSPDQTMEPVRVYVGRLSAETAKQRAQLALDELIRAGGFNRSTLIVTVPTGTGWMDPGAHDTIDFMLGGDVATVAVQYSYLTSFLALLAHPDYGVDQAGALFETIYDYWTKLPKDQRPEFYVHGLSQGAFNSQATIPLLDMLGDPIQGAMWAGSPFFSKYWAEVRDNRNPDSPDWRPTYGNGSLIRVMDQFGGLDGDYTPWGPIRIVFLNYGSDPIVNYTYDSAIFEPAWLSPPRAPDVSPDLKWFPVVTMLQLALDSMFALGVPRFGHDYIAPDYIDAWAAVVKPDGWTKQRADTLKEIFERRSPPR
- a CDS encoding patatin-like phospholipase family protein, which gives rise to MKRRTFLAGAAASGGTVLTAGGPAAAAKPEECDFQVAKRSDGFLLALGGGAAKAFAHIPVLEALDDLGVKPEAISGTSMGSILGGYYASGMSGKEIRSFTVDLLTQKGQLLQKLFLNDGRTWGSLLNMMRPSIMDPLVLFETLFPDGLAARFEDLTIPLKVIATDFHRQSEVVLTEGPLLPAIAASSALPMLLTPVQIDGKVLIDGGFVNPTPFDVFGQTDYPVVAVDVTGSDFSSINGLPSGMETWIGSFSITLHSLVAAKLACKQPDLLLEPGIGHFQTMDFFDVEDILAAADPIREDVKRGIDQLLGKKI
- a CDS encoding Rrf2 family transcriptional regulator, coding for MRLTERTDIAVRILMHLAILKGQKISIDDLVDNYIGHRSQVIAAVQELRKAGMIASSTGRKGGIWIQEDPKNISLYEVVQMFETDFNLVKCCKNPKECHLSEQCRFKSILLDSLEGFFAPLKQSSIADLVNGQNYHF
- a CDS encoding protoglobin family protein, yielding MMTRNTVNEVKEYIDFLEISASDVVFAKKAWDYIYPHAEGALHEFYAHKLMRSFSKSIPTFNEFILTGKQIQYWDRLFTYGFDDKYFSNVNKVSFSHKKLNIPLSHYISSYGVILNEFEKILKVECADDPRLLEMLSGLRKFVFVDVSIVCKMYDAVLID
- a CDS encoding globin-coupled sensor protein, with amino-acid sequence MFLIKIYGNRHGLNFSKENKAMVSSSKVDTGSHRLDFIDLNIGDRHALQKNAKTILNIIPGILDNFYCHVVQFPETKRFFRNDAHIEHAKTAQLRHWSIILSGEFDEDYFRSVTAIGEVHNKLGLEPRWYIGAYSFLVTGLCAALGANSRLPGFGGLKRKEAQILRTAVIKAAMLDMDLALSVYIEAGKRDRRETIEKLGSEFADSVGMATDDLSGSANNLSNAAYLLTTATERTETETQTVRDSSDGAAENVQTVAAAAEELSASVAEIGRQVNDSYQISDTAVSQSSVAIDSMETLTQAVNRVGEILGLISDIAEKTNLLALNATIEAARAGEAGRGFAVVATEVKDLAGQTAKATSEISSQIEGIQTATGQSASAIENVNQTISRMNEISASIAAAVEQQKEATGEISSSIQRASEGTESVKNSIGGIADASSQVADVSSMVKGSAEDMGKHTENLKCDVQKFMETLAIAAN
- a CDS encoding BMP family ABC transporter substrate-binding protein, whose protein sequence is MKSLLKATVAAAAFVAAGSAANAADVKACFVYVGPVGDFGWSYQHDQGRQAVEAKFGDKVETAYLESVPEGPDAERAIERFAREGCNIIFTTSFGYMNPTLKVAKKFPDVKFEHATGYKTADNVATYNSKFHEGRYIQGQIAAKQSKSGVAGYIASFPIPEVIAGINAFLLGAQSVNPDFKLKVVWVNTWFDPGKEADAAKALIDQGADIITQHTDSTAPLQVAQERGVHGFGQASDMINFAKDAQYTAIIDEWGPYYVHRVQDVMDGKWESHSSWEGITEGHVVMAPYTNLPDDVVEMAKATEAKIKGGWEPFTGPITKQDGSVAAEDGVTLDDGAILGMNWYIKGVDDKLPN
- a CDS encoding ABC transporter permease, translated to MFEAVLLTVITAATPLLIAALGELVVERSGVLNLGVEGMMIMGAVIGFAVANQTGSGAMGVIGAVIAGMAMSALFGFLVLVLVANQVATGLALTILGLGLSGMIGEAYIGVPGLRLPELYIPVLSEIPFIGPVFFQQDAIVYLSFALVIGVTYALFRTRAGLILRAVGDNHGSAHALGYSVLKIRFMAVLFGGACAGLAGAYMSLAYTPQWVENMTAGRGWIALALVVFASWLPGRVIIGAYLFGAVSVLNLHAQAIGLGIPSQFLSSLPYLATIAVLVLISANRRLTLVNTPACLGKPFVPDR